One genomic window of Malaciobacter molluscorum LMG 25693 includes the following:
- a CDS encoding flagellar basal body L-ring protein FlgH: MKIINLIIISFIVSILLSGCIATEEKLDFTKPQMQLPKPPAQQVVRKKGSLYTRKGPSLFADKKDLQIGDIIQIRIDESLSSDTKNKRELTREDKTNLGGGLLTPMTGNVLGGTVGNIANKFNKVAGVSFGSTNNSTNNGEAKTTLDESFSTTISAIIEQTYQNGNYYIKGNKQLLIDGQKQELIISGVIRPYDITPDNSISSSQIANLKILYVKNGEEKDVMHTPWGTKLLQKIWPF, translated from the coding sequence ATGAAAATAATTAATTTAATAATTATAAGTTTTATAGTTTCAATACTTTTGTCAGGTTGTATTGCAACAGAAGAAAAACTAGATTTTACTAAACCTCAAATGCAACTTCCTAAACCTCCTGCTCAACAGGTTGTAAGAAAAAAGGGTTCTTTGTATACAAGAAAGGGGCCTTCTTTATTTGCAGATAAAAAAGATTTGCAAATTGGAGATATTATTCAAATAAGAATTGATGAATCTTTATCTTCTGATACCAAAAATAAAAGAGAATTAACAAGAGAAGATAAAACAAATTTAGGTGGAGGTCTTTTAACTCCAATGACAGGTAATGTTCTTGGTGGAACAGTTGGGAATATTGCAAATAAATTTAATAAAGTTGCTGGTGTAAGTTTTGGTTCAACAAATAATAGTACCAATAATGGTGAAGCAAAGACAACTCTAGATGAATCTTTTTCTACTACTATTTCTGCTATAATAGAACAAACTTATCAAAATGGTAATTATTATATAAAAGGTAATAAGCAATTATTAATTGATGGACAAAAACAAGAATTAATTATTTCAGGAGTAATTAGACCTTATGATATTACACCAGATAATAGTATTTCTTCTTCCCAAATTGCTAATTTAAAAATATTATATGTCAAAAATGGAGAAGAAAAAGATGTAATGCATACTCCATGGGGAACAAAGTTATTACAAAAAATATGGCCATTTTAA
- a CDS encoding flagellar basal body-associated FliL family protein codes for MAEEENSVVKSGGKGLMIVLIVLIVVLLLAVGGMGYFMMTKDSSSKNNQENTQEQKEGSTSQDSYKASINDLVLNITNSRGREKLMKLSFTVKSIEPTIEKIVEDHKPEIVDIVISQISARSSEELLTVGGKALLKEELIDDINSIINEVTASNDDIKKDSIKNLYFTTFVIK; via the coding sequence ATGGCAGAAGAAGAAAACAGTGTTGTAAAAAGTGGTGGAAAAGGATTAATGATTGTATTGATCGTTTTAATTGTTGTCTTATTACTTGCTGTAGGTGGAATGGGTTATTTTATGATGACAAAAGATTCTTCATCAAAAAATAATCAAGAAAATACTCAAGAGCAAAAAGAAGGGTCAACTTCACAAGATAGTTATAAAGCTTCTATTAATGATTTAGTTTTAAATATTACTAATTCAAGAGGAAGAGAAAAACTTATGAAATTATCTTTTACTGTAAAAAGTATAGAACCGACTATTGAAAAAATTGTTGAAGATCATAAACCAGAGATAGTTGATATTGTTATTTCTCAAATTAGTGCAAGAAGTTCAGAAGAATTACTTACAGTAGGAGGGAAAGCTCTTTTAAAAGAAGAATTAATTGATGATATTAATTCTATAATTAATGAAGTTACTGCATCAAATGATGATATAAAAAAAGATAGTATAAAAAATCTTTACTTTACAACTTTTGTAATTAAATAG
- a CDS encoding MotE family protein — MLAKIFFIFCFFTILLFGAEQNSSNFIKQKIEIRELKKELNDFYNKKETEYKQRKKELEDLLSKIEKEKQEIKRIRDDNQVILQDIKGEVQSKTAKIYNNMKPKVTAEIFNKMIDEGNLQDVFDIILKLKEKKVTLIMKFLTIKNASQLTLMLKNYTKNNTKG, encoded by the coding sequence ATGTTGGCTAAAATATTCTTTATTTTTTGTTTTTTTACAATTTTATTATTTGGAGCAGAACAAAATAGTTCAAATTTTATAAAACAAAAAATTGAAATAAGAGAACTAAAAAAAGAGTTAAATGATTTTTATAATAAAAAAGAGACAGAATATAAACAAAGAAAAAAAGAGCTTGAAGATTTATTATCTAAAATAGAAAAAGAAAAACAAGAAATAAAAAGAATAAGAGACGATAATCAAGTAATATTACAAGATATTAAAGGTGAAGTTCAATCAAAAACTGCAAAAATATATAATAATATGAAACCAAAAGTTACTGCAGAAATATTTAATAAAATGATAGATGAAGGCAATCTTCAAGATGTATTTGACATTATCTTGAAACTTAAAGAGAAAAAAGTTACTCTAATAATGAAATTTTTAACTATAAAAAATGCTTCACAATTAACATTAATGTTAAAAAACTATACTAAAAATAATACAAAAGGATAG
- a CDS encoding flagellar biosynthetic protein FliQ, with product MEMDLIGIAENTVKIILILGMPSLIVSMVIGLLISIFQAVTQVSDASLSFVPKVIFVSIFVLISLPWMGDHIVTYAHDLWDIMLVFGK from the coding sequence ATGGAAATGGATTTAATTGGGATTGCTGAAAATACAGTAAAAATTATTTTGATATTAGGAATGCCTTCTCTTATAGTAAGTATGGTTATTGGTCTATTAATATCAATATTTCAAGCTGTAACACAAGTTTCAGATGCTTCTTTATCCTTTGTTCCTAAAGTTATATTTGTTTCTATTTTTGTATTGATTTCATTACCTTGGATGGGTGATCATATTGTAACTTATGCTCATGATTTATGGGATATAATGTTAGTTTTTGGGAAATAA
- a CDS encoding flagellar basal body P-ring protein FlgI codes for MKNIIAILLFLTSTIFAQTIKDISNVVGIRDNQLIGYGLVVGLAGTGDKSQFTMQSLQNLLRNSYIKIPTSSIKSKNIAAVMVTSKLPAFSRQGDKIKIKVSAIGDAKSIDHGQLLLTQLKGVDGNVYALAQGTIIADLNNLTTGFIYDGATIENEVDYDLKDESMITLSLKTSSAKHAFAIENKINKRFGKKLAIAEDTRTINVKKPKDMSMVKFLSIVQNIKLDDSFKKKIIIDINREMIIAGADITIDPVTISRDNFTIRVKKSPLSEEEWNDNAKNRGVDIGDDVKIGNKPIVNIDNALINTKSAPTVSDLMRAMKIMKLPITDIIETIKLIKDLGSIDAEVEIRGQ; via the coding sequence TTGAAAAACATCATTGCTATTTTACTATTTTTAACATCAACAATTTTTGCACAAACAATAAAAGATATTTCTAATGTTGTTGGGATTAGAGATAATCAATTAATCGGTTATGGTCTAGTTGTAGGACTTGCAGGAACAGGAGATAAAAGCCAATTTACAATGCAATCTTTGCAAAACTTACTTAGAAACTCTTATATAAAAATTCCTACTTCATCAATAAAATCAAAAAATATCGCTGCTGTTATGGTAACTTCTAAATTACCAGCTTTTTCAAGACAAGGTGATAAAATAAAAATCAAAGTTTCAGCAATTGGAGATGCAAAATCAATTGATCATGGACAACTTCTTTTAACTCAATTAAAAGGAGTAGATGGAAATGTCTATGCATTAGCACAAGGGACAATTATTGCTGATTTAAATAACTTAACAACTGGTTTTATATATGATGGAGCAACTATTGAAAATGAAGTTGATTATGATTTAAAAGATGAAAGTATGATCACATTAAGTTTAAAAACAAGTAGTGCTAAACATGCTTTTGCAATTGAAAATAAAATAAATAAAAGATTTGGGAAAAAATTAGCAATAGCAGAAGATACAAGAACAATTAATGTAAAAAAACCAAAAGATATGTCAATGGTTAAATTTTTATCTATTGTTCAAAACATAAAACTTGATGATTCATTTAAGAAAAAGATCATTATTGATATAAATAGAGAAATGATTATTGCAGGTGCTGATATAACAATTGATCCTGTAACAATTTCAAGAGATAATTTTACTATAAGAGTAAAAAAATCTCCTTTATCAGAGGAAGAATGGAATGATAATGCTAAAAATAGAGGTGTAGATATAGGAGATGATGTAAAAATTGGAAATAAACCTATTGTTAATATAGATAATGCATTAATTAATACAAAAAGTGCTCCAACAGTTTCAGACTTAATGAGAGCAATGAAAATCATGAAATTACCAATTACAGATATAATTGAAACCATAAAACTAATTAAAGATTTAGGTTCAATTGATGCTGAAGTTGAAATAAGAGGACAATAA
- the fliM gene encoding flagellar motor switch protein FliM, with amino-acid sequence MAEFLSQDEIDALLDIAEQGEDIDTTVEEKPISKEKNYSIYDFKKPNRISNEQFKAFSTLHDKMLRDLITDLSAMLRKIVDIKLYSIEQMTYGEFILSIPQLTSLNTLSIRPLEGRIVIECNPGISHKIIAELLGSGAVAASDNLDRELTEIEVEIFDHFYRMFVKHMYRAWDEVTTLNFKIESRDTNANAIQIISDHEIVLLVVLEITIDEESGFLSICYPISYIEQLLNKIVERIFSEGKNRKISRRRDITTLISGAKMHVEAIMAETEMYVEDILNIKKGDVIVFNKNATSSSSKVYINRKEKFVGLSGLSNNRKAVQIESNIDHEKQETLEILRIMREDREQKAKETNANIKRLLAEKGVY; translated from the coding sequence ATGGCTGAGTTTTTAAGTCAAGATGAAATTGATGCTTTATTAGATATTGCCGAACAGGGTGAAGATATCGACACAACTGTCGAAGAAAAGCCAATATCTAAAGAAAAAAACTATTCAATATATGATTTTAAAAAGCCAAATAGAATCTCTAATGAGCAATTTAAAGCATTCTCAACACTTCATGATAAGATGTTAAGAGATTTAATTACAGACCTTTCAGCAATGCTTAGAAAGATTGTAGATATAAAATTATACTCTATTGAGCAGATGACATATGGGGAGTTTATCCTTTCTATTCCACAATTAACTTCATTAAATACATTATCAATTAGACCTTTAGAAGGAAGAATCGTAATTGAATGCAACCCTGGAATTTCTCATAAAATTATTGCCGAGCTTTTAGGAAGTGGTGCTGTTGCAGCAAGTGATAATTTGGATAGAGAATTAACAGAAATAGAAGTTGAAATATTTGATCATTTCTATAGAATGTTTGTAAAACATATGTATAGAGCTTGGGATGAAGTTACTACTTTAAATTTCAAAATCGAATCAAGAGATACAAATGCAAATGCTATTCAAATTATTTCAGACCATGAAATTGTATTATTAGTTGTGCTTGAAATAACAATTGATGAAGAGTCAGGATTTTTATCAATTTGTTATCCTATCTCATATATTGAACAACTTTTAAATAAAATTGTTGAAAGAATTTTTTCAGAGGGTAAAAATAGAAAAATAAGTAGAAGAAGAGATATTACTACACTTATTTCTGGTGCAAAGATGCATGTAGAAGCAATTATGGCAGAAACTGAAATGTATGTAGAAGATATATTAAATATAAAAAAAGGTGATGTAATAGTATTTAATAAAAATGCAACTTCATCTTCTTCAAAAGTTTATATTAATAGAAAAGAAAAGTTTGTGGGATTATCTGGTTTGTCAAATAATAGAAAAGCTGTTCAAATTGAGTCTAATATTGATCATGAAAAACAAGAAACACTTGAAATATTAAGAATTATGAGAGAAGATAGAGAACAAAAAGCAAAAGAGACAAATGCAAATATCAAACGTCTTCTTGCAGAAAAAGGTGTATATTAA
- the pyrC gene encoding dihydroorotase, whose protein sequence is MQIFEINSALDMHLHLRDEDMLKLVAPKTSNTFAGALIMPNLVPPVTTKESLLSYKDRIKEACGDDNFEPFMTLFFKNDYTYEFLNDIKDEIIGIKLYPAGITTNSENGVSSMDIETLRPTLEIMSELNIPLCVHGETNGFVMDREKEFMPIYESLALAFPNLKIIMEHITTKDAVELLDKYNNLYATVTLHHLLITLDDLAGGALKPHLFCKPIAKRYEDRSALLNAALNAHPKLMFGSDSAPHPKHKKECCGCAAGVFTSPIALQVLVELFDRYKKLENLNAFVSLNAQRIYNFKAIEKKVTLVKKEFLVPEIYEYKNENVVPMYAKESIAWSIESIK, encoded by the coding sequence ATGCAAATTTTTGAAATTAATTCCGCTTTAGATATGCATCTTCATTTAAGAGATGAAGATATGTTGAAACTTGTTGCTCCAAAAACTTCTAATACTTTTGCTGGAGCACTAATTATGCCAAATTTAGTGCCACCAGTTACTACTAAAGAGTCTTTATTATCTTATAAAGATAGAATAAAAGAAGCGTGTGGAGATGATAATTTTGAGCCTTTTATGACTCTATTTTTTAAAAATGATTATACATATGAATTTTTAAATGATATAAAAGATGAGATTATAGGTATAAAGTTATACCCAGCTGGAATTACAACAAATTCAGAAAATGGTGTTTCTTCAATGGATATAGAAACACTTCGACCAACACTAGAAATCATGAGTGAATTAAATATTCCTTTATGTGTTCATGGTGAAACTAATGGTTTTGTAATGGATAGAGAAAAAGAGTTTATGCCAATTTATGAATCATTAGCATTGGCTTTCCCTAATTTGAAAATAATAATGGAACATATTACTACAAAAGATGCTGTTGAGTTGTTGGATAAATATAATAATTTATATGCAACTGTTACTTTACATCATCTTTTAATTACTCTTGATGATCTTGCAGGTGGTGCATTGAAACCACATCTATTTTGTAAACCTATTGCAAAAAGATATGAAGATAGAAGTGCATTACTTAATGCTGCTTTAAATGCTCATCCTAAGCTTATGTTTGGAAGTGATAGTGCTCCTCATCCAAAACATAAAAAAGAGTGTTGTGGTTGTGCCGCTGGTGTATTTACTTCTCCTATCGCACTTCAAGTTCTAGTAGAACTTTTTGATAGATATAAAAAGCTGGAAAATTTGAATGCTTTTGTTAGTTTAAATGCTCAAAGAATTTATAATTTTAAAGCAATAGAAAAAAAAGTTACTTTAGTTAAAAAAGAGTTTTTAGTTCCAGAAATTTATGAATATAAAAATGAAAACGTAGTTCCAATGTATGCAAAAGAAAGTATAGCTTGGAGTATAGAAAGTATTAAATAG
- a CDS encoding P-II family nitrogen regulator → MKRVEAIIKPFKLEDVKDALSEAGITGMTVSDVKGYGRQQGHSELYRGAEYVVDFLPKIKIELVIADDDVDNIISIITESAKTGKIGDGKIFVSSVEKVVRIRTGEEDEEAI, encoded by the coding sequence GTGAAAAGAGTAGAAGCAATTATTAAACCATTTAAACTTGAAGATGTAAAAGATGCTTTAAGTGAAGCAGGGATTACTGGTATGACTGTATCTGATGTAAAAGGATATGGAAGACAACAAGGTCACTCTGAATTATATAGAGGTGCAGAGTATGTTGTTGATTTTTTACCTAAAATAAAAATAGAATTAGTTATTGCAGATGATGATGTTGATAATATTATTTCAATAATTACAGAGTCTGCTAAAACAGGTAAAATTGGAGATGGTAAGATTTTTGTTAGTTCTGTTGAAAAAGTAGTAAGAATAAGAACTGGTGAAGAAGATGAGGAAGCAATTTAG
- a CDS encoding ammonium transporter, producing MEVSSISYIIDTLFALFAMVLIIFMVPGFAMLEAGLVRTKNVTAVLTINTLIYCVASMAFLLIGYSIAFGDFGNDHMSKWAAFLFQMAFVGKVVNIMSGGVSERAKVIPLTIFTVIMAAIIYPLIVNISWGTNFLKGTLLELNMYDLAGSTVIHSTGGWALLAAILIIGARNGRYTKDGAIRVIPASNIPLVTLGALILWIGWFGFNGGSVGSIASKENANAVALTILNTNTAGLSGAIMVSILMYLKYKKLDLTMILNGALGGLVSITAGPDLYGIYTPILIGAIGGALVVFAVSFFDRLKIDDPVGALSVHLVNGIWGTLAVGIFASNGSNITLLGQIKGIFIVGIFAFISSYLLLFIINKIIPLRASHDEEMQGLDVEECGLEAYPEFKRAF from the coding sequence ATGGAAGTAAGTTCAATTTCTTATATAATTGATACACTCTTTGCACTTTTTGCAATGGTGTTAATTATTTTTATGGTACCAGGTTTTGCTATGTTGGAAGCAGGACTTGTAAGAACCAAAAATGTAACTGCAGTATTAACTATCAATACATTAATTTATTGTGTAGCTTCAATGGCTTTTTTATTAATTGGTTATTCTATAGCATTTGGTGATTTTGGGAATGATCATATGAGTAAATGGGCAGCATTTTTATTTCAAATGGCATTTGTTGGAAAAGTTGTAAATATTATGAGTGGAGGAGTTAGTGAAAGAGCAAAAGTAATTCCTTTAACAATATTTACAGTAATAATGGCTGCGATAATATATCCTTTAATCGTAAATATTTCATGGGGAACTAATTTTTTAAAAGGAACACTTTTAGAATTAAATATGTATGATTTAGCTGGTTCTACGGTAATTCATAGTACTGGCGGATGGGCTTTACTTGCTGCTATATTAATTATTGGAGCAAGAAATGGAAGATATACAAAAGATGGAGCAATAAGAGTAATCCCTGCTTCAAATATTCCTTTAGTTACATTAGGTGCATTAATTCTATGGATTGGTTGGTTTGGATTTAATGGTGGAAGTGTAGGTTCAATAGCTAGTAAAGAAAATGCAAATGCTGTTGCTTTAACAATATTAAATACAAATACAGCAGGTTTATCTGGTGCAATTATGGTATCTATTTTAATGTATTTAAAATATAAAAAATTGGATTTAACTATGATTTTAAATGGTGCATTAGGAGGTTTAGTCTCAATAACTGCAGGTCCTGATTTATATGGTATTTATACTCCTATATTAATTGGTGCAATTGGCGGAGCATTAGTTGTTTTTGCTGTTTCATTTTTTGATAGATTAAAAATTGATGATCCAGTTGGGGCTTTGTCTGTTCATTTAGTAAATGGAATTTGGGGAACACTTGCTGTTGGCATTTTTGCAAGTAATGGTTCTAATATTACATTATTGGGACAAATTAAAGGTATTTTTATAGTGGGGATTTTTGCTTTTATTTCATCATATTTATTATTATTTATTATTAATAAAATTATTCCGTTAAGAGCAAGTCATGATGAAGAGATGCAAGGATTAGATGTAGAAGAGTGTGGTCTTGAAGCATATCCTGAATTTAAAAGAGCATTTTAA
- a CDS encoding P-II family nitrogen regulator, giving the protein MKKIEAIIKPFKLDDVKEALVDIGITGMTVSDVKGYGRQQGHSELYRGAEYIVDFLAKNKIEVVVNDEDVDATIKAIIEAAKTGKIGDGKIFVIPLDDVIRIRTEQKGAEAV; this is encoded by the coding sequence ATGAAAAAAATTGAAGCGATAATTAAACCTTTTAAATTAGATGATGTAAAAGAAGCATTAGTTGATATTGGTATAACTGGTATGACTGTATCGGATGTAAAAGGGTACGGAAGACAACAAGGACACTCTGAACTCTATAGAGGTGCAGAATATATTGTTGATTTTCTAGCAAAAAATAAAATAGAAGTTGTTGTAAATGATGAAGATGTTGATGCAACAATAAAAGCTATAATTGAAGCAGCAAAAACAGGTAAAATTGGTGATGGTAAAATTTTTGTTATACCCTTAGATGATGTAATAAGAATTAGAACTGAACAAAAAGGCGCAGAAGCTGTATAA
- a CDS encoding ammonium transporter family protein, whose translation MENFADVKYILDGFLFVFAGILVMWMAAGFAMLEAGLTRTKNNATILTKNIALFAISCIMFYFVGYNFMYGDGSAFIGSGAMLSGKTNEAMGYPVMADFFFQVVFVATSASVISGTIAERMKLWPFLIFTVVLSGVIYPIQGHWTWGETYLGGVIAGFSDFAGSTIVHSVGGWAALAGVLILGARKGKYGKDGQVRPIPGSNLTLATLGTFILWMGWFGFNGGSQLALGSKADIDGIAMVVVDTNMAAAAGAVAAAILTQLIYKKVDLTMVLNGALAGLVSCTAGPDLGMIVAFIEGIVGGALVVVAVPFWDKLKIDDPVGALSVHLVAGIWGTLAVGIFNPEVTFFAQLKGVVVIGIFVFVSSFIVWKILDMVMGLRVDEETEVNGLDIHETGLEAYPEFKRS comes from the coding sequence ATGGAAAATTTTGCTGATGTAAAATATATATTAGATGGATTCCTATTTGTATTTGCAGGAATTCTTGTTATGTGGATGGCGGCAGGTTTCGCTATGTTAGAAGCTGGATTAACAAGAACAAAAAATAATGCAACTATATTAACTAAAAATATAGCATTATTTGCTATTTCTTGTATAATGTTTTATTTTGTTGGTTATAACTTTATGTATGGTGATGGTTCAGCTTTTATTGGAAGTGGAGCAATGTTATCTGGGAAAACAAATGAAGCAATGGGGTATCCTGTGATGGCAGATTTCTTCTTCCAAGTAGTATTTGTTGCAACCTCTGCATCTGTTATTTCAGGTACAATTGCAGAAAGAATGAAATTATGGCCTTTTTTAATCTTTACAGTAGTGTTAAGTGGTGTAATTTATCCAATTCAAGGTCACTGGACATGGGGTGAAACTTATTTAGGTGGAGTAATAGCTGGATTTTCTGATTTTGCTGGTTCTACAATTGTTCACTCTGTTGGTGGATGGGCTGCACTTGCTGGGGTACTTATTTTAGGAGCAAGAAAAGGTAAATATGGTAAAGATGGACAAGTAAGACCAATTCCAGGTTCAAACTTAACATTAGCTACTCTTGGTACATTTATTTTATGGATGGGATGGTTTGGATTTAATGGTGGTTCTCAATTAGCATTAGGTTCTAAAGCAGATATTGATGGAATCGCAATGGTTGTTGTTGATACAAATATGGCTGCTGCTGCTGGTGCTGTTGCTGCTGCTATTTTAACTCAACTTATTTATAAAAAAGTTGATTTAACAATGGTATTAAATGGTGCTTTAGCTGGGTTAGTTTCTTGTACTGCTGGACCTGATTTAGGAATGATTGTTGCTTTTATTGAAGGTATTGTTGGTGGTGCTTTAGTTGTTGTTGCAGTTCCATTCTGGGATAAATTAAAAATTGATGATCCTGTTGGTGCTTTATCTGTTCATTTAGTTGCAGGTATTTGGGGAACATTAGCTGTAGGTATTTTTAACCCTGAAGTAACATTCTTTGCACAACTTAAGGGTGTAGTTGTTATTGGTATCTTTGTTTTTGTATCATCATTTATTGTATGGAAAATCCTTGATATGGTTATGGGATTAAGAGTTGATGAAGAGACTGAAGTAAATGGATTAGATATTCACGAAACAGGTTTAGAAGCTTATCCTGAATTCAAAAGATCATAA
- a CDS encoding Fis family transcriptional regulator → MEDFIAVSPNSKEILNSAKLLQSVNIHALIFGEIGVGKKTLAKYIVPEARLFSPQELQKDIIDGVLSLNKESIIIDKIEHITNVDLLLSWIEENEIRVIATTEALSLNNKLNDIFSITLSIPPLSQREDDLKLLTQKFSNEASQVLRSEKIVPSKLMLNTSKNAHSLRKSIYFSYLFETIGEDEILMFLENYMLTNLKGENSYKDFVYLFEVPLLKAAKKKYKSQVQMAKHLGLNRITLRKKLDIHKELL, encoded by the coding sequence ATGGAAGATTTTATTGCAGTATCACCTAATTCAAAAGAAATATTAAACTCAGCTAAACTTTTACAATCAGTAAATATTCATGCTTTAATTTTTGGAGAAATAGGTGTAGGAAAAAAGACTTTAGCTAAATATATTGTACCAGAAGCAAGACTTTTTTCTCCTCAAGAATTACAAAAAGATATTATTGATGGTGTATTATCATTAAATAAAGAATCTATAATTATTGATAAAATAGAACATATTACAAATGTAGATTTATTATTATCATGGATTGAAGAGAATGAAATCAGAGTAATTGCCACAACAGAAGCTTTATCTTTAAACAATAAATTAAATGATATATTCTCTATTACATTAAGTATTCCTCCTTTATCTCAAAGAGAAGATGATTTAAAACTTTTAACTCAAAAATTCTCAAATGAAGCAAGTCAAGTATTAAGAAGCGAAAAAATTGTTCCATCAAAATTAATGTTAAATACTAGTAAAAATGCTCATAGTTTAAGGAAATCAATCTATTTTTCTTATTTATTTGAAACAATTGGAGAAGATGAAATTCTTATGTTTTTAGAAAATTATATGCTAACAAATCTAAAAGGGGAAAATTCATATAAAGATTTTGTATATTTATTTGAAGTTCCGTTATTAAAAGCTGCAAAGAAAAAGTACAAATCACAAGTACAAATGGCTAAACATTTAGGATTAAATAGAATAACATTAAGAAAAAAACTTGATATTCATAAAGAGTTATTATAA